A single window of Leopardus geoffroyi isolate Oge1 chromosome D4, O.geoffroyi_Oge1_pat1.0, whole genome shotgun sequence DNA harbors:
- the ZBTB43 gene encoding zinc finger and BTB domain-containing protein 43: MEPGTNSFRVEFPDFSSTILQKLNQQRQQGQLCDVSIVVQGHIFRAHKAVLAASSPYFCDQVLLKNSRRIVLPDVMNPRVFENILLSSYTGRLVMPAPEIVSYLTAASFLQMWHVVDKCTEVLEGNPTVLCQKLNHGSDHQSPSSSNYNGLVESFELGSGGHTDFPKAQELRDGENEEESTKDELSSQLTEHEYLPSNSSTEHDRLSTEMASQDGEEGASDSAEFHYTRPMYSKPSIMAHKRWIHVKPERFDQACEGMDVHAPYDEHQVTESINTMQTEHSVQPSGVEEDFHIGEKKVEAEFDEQADESNYDEQVDFYGSSMEEFSGERSDGNLIGHRQEAALASGYSENIEMVTGIKEEASHLGFSATDKLYPCQCGKSFTHKSQRDRHMSMHLGLRPYGCGVCGKKFKMKHHLVGHMKIHTGIKPYECNICAKRFMWRDSFHRHVTSCTKSYEAAKAEQNTTEAN; encoded by the coding sequence ATGGAGCCTGGAACAAACTCTTTTCGAGTAGAATTTCCTgatttttccagcaccattctGCAGAAACTGAACCAGCAGCGCCAGCAAGGACAATTATGTGATGTCTCCATTGTTGTCCAAGGCCACATTTTCCGGGCACACAAAGCTGTTCTTGCTGCCAGTTCACCCTACTTTTGTGACCAGGTACTCCTGAAAAATAGCAGGAGGATTGTTTTACCTGATGTGATGAACCCAAGAGTGTTTGAGAACATTCTCCTATCTAGTTATACGGGACGTCTAGTAATGCCTGCTCCAGAAATTGTTAGTTACTTAACAGCAGCAAGCTTCCTCCAGATGTGGCATGTGGTAGACAAATGCACTGAGGTTTTAGAGGGAAACCCTACAGTTCTTTGTCAGAAGCTAAATCATGGCAGTGACCACCAGTCTCCTAGCAGCAGTAATTATAATGGCCTGGTCGAGAGCTTTGAGCTGGGCTCTGGGGGCCATACTGATTTCCCCAAAGCCCAAGAACTGAGGGATGGAGAGAATGAAGAGGAGAGCACCAAAGACGAGCTGTCATCTCAACTCACTGAGCACGAATACCTTCCCAGCAACTCGTCCACAGAGCATGACCGGCTGAGCACGGAAATGGCGAGCCAGGacggggaggagggggccagCGACAGCGCCGAGTTCCACTACACCCGGCCCATGTATAGCAAGCCCAGCATAATGGCGCACAAGCGCTGGATCCACGTGAAGCCCGAGCGCTTTGACCAGGCATGTGAGGGCATGGATGTGCACGCGCCCTACGATGAGCACCAGGTCACTGAGTCTATCAACACCATGCAGACGGAGCACTCAGTCCAGCCTTCGGGAGTGGAGGAAGACTTTCACAtcggggaaaaaaaagtagaagcagAGTTTGACGAACAGGCTGATGAAAGCAATTATGATGAGCAGGTGGATTTCTACGGCTCTTCCATGGAAGAGTTTTCTGGAGAGAGGTCAGACGGTAATCTCATTGGGCACAGACAGGAGGCTGCCCTGGCATCGGGCTACAGTGAGAATATTGAAATGGTAACAGGGATTAAAGAAGAAGCTTCCCATTTAGGATTCTCAGCCACCGACAAGCTGTATCCTTGTCAGTGTGGGAAAAGTTTCACTCACAAGAGTCAGAGAGATCGACACATGAGCATGCACCTCGGTCTTCGGCCTTATGGCTGTGGTGTCTGTGGtaagaaattcaaaatgaagcATCATCTCGTGGGGCACATGAAAATTCATACGGGCATAAAGCCCTATGAGTGTAATATCTGTGCAAAGAGATTTATGTGGAGGGACAGTTTCCACAGGCATGTGACTTCTTGTACCAAGTCCTACGAAGCTGCAAAGGCTGAGCAGAATACGACTGAGGCTAACTAA